A genomic segment from Luteolibacter ambystomatis encodes:
- a CDS encoding IS1595 family transposase produces the protein MYSFNKIFPDEAAAIAFLENARWPDGNIQSPYGDKGAYRIETRPGVYKCRATRKQFSVRQGTIFEESRLPLHKWFYAIFLTQSTKKGVSSIHLANVLGVTQKTAWFMMHRLRYGVEHGDCLRPLSGIVEMDEHYSGGKGRGKRGRGAENKTPVFGMVERGGEVRVQVVPDCKKKTLIPIIKKHVSTENTEVMTDDFPTYNALDGMYDRQVINHSAKQYVRADGHVHTNTIEGFWSHLKLGLKAVQIHVRPKHLNRYCKEYEFKYNTRKLTNFERFSRWFDFCNGRLTYKALTA, from the coding sequence ATGTATAGTTTTAATAAGATTTTCCCCGATGAGGCGGCAGCCATAGCCTTCCTCGAAAACGCCCGATGGCCTGACGGCAACATCCAATCGCCCTACGGGGACAAGGGCGCGTATCGAATCGAAACCCGCCCCGGCGTTTATAAATGTAGGGCTACCCGCAAGCAGTTCAGCGTAAGGCAAGGCACAATTTTTGAGGAATCACGCCTACCCCTTCACAAGTGGTTTTATGCGATTTTCCTTACGCAATCGACCAAGAAGGGAGTGTCCAGCATCCACCTCGCAAATGTGCTTGGCGTCACCCAAAAAACTGCATGGTTCATGATGCATCGCCTTCGTTATGGAGTCGAACATGGGGATTGCTTGCGTCCCCTTTCCGGGATCGTTGAAATGGACGAGCATTATTCCGGTGGCAAGGGACGCGGCAAACGTGGTCGTGGTGCGGAGAACAAGACTCCGGTGTTCGGCATGGTTGAACGTGGCGGCGAGGTCCGCGTGCAGGTCGTTCCCGACTGCAAGAAAAAGACGCTGATACCGATCATCAAGAAGCACGTTTCCACGGAGAACACGGAGGTCATGACCGACGATTTCCCCACCTACAATGCACTCGATGGCATGTATGACAGACAGGTCATCAACCATAGCGCCAAGCAGTATGTGCGAGCAGACGGCCACGTTCACACGAACACGATTGAAGGATTCTGGAGCCACCTCAAGCTAGGTTTGAAGGCGGTTCAAATCCACGTCAGACCCAAGCACCTGAACCGCTATTGCAAGGAATACGAATTCAAGTATAATACGCGCAAATTGACCAATTTTGAGCGTTTTTCCCGTTGGTTTGACTTCTGCAATGGGCGTCTCACCTACAAAGCTTTGACCGCCTAG
- a CDS encoding site-specific integrase: MGKNHLIKRGSRYFFRRRVPEVIQAIVGKKELKAALGTSDFKEAVRKATVETLKSDEQFEAARRALKSVHPGAPAKRRVGYSEAMHLLTRWYQELENGSLVWFEENHGIRGNPDELRDVLEGGYTDLAAYSGERHPNDGCCRKELRSLIEDAGVEFGGTDDEFTRLSGLMKRGRVLDLQKHIARLEGTGEIQAPQMYSGIRHEKSCASGFPSSSQPVNAPSVGDVIDEFLEARKLNDRTDATLRAYAGPTNFLRSILGGSTPIANVDRAQMKEVLKLLVQFPANAAKHYPGKPALRCIELAKADGRKAISANTLKNYLICVRALFNFAVEAQMISVSPLRGISFPGRGVKGGSKRPLFTVDEVNRLFRHDFYNDNEARRKLSLENVPGRFWVPLIALFHGCRSNEICQLYTDDVFEKDGILCINISDERADGSSCEKRLKTQQSKRLVPVHPTLLEIGFKTFWKQRGRDQRNPRLFHDLTLGKNGNYSDAFQKHFHRFLSDCFREKMPKATLHSFRHMWKDAATEAGIPEEVARRLGGWVGDRSAAAGYGRGPSVQKLFEAVQRIEFPGLKIDHIRWV; this comes from the coding sequence ATGGGCAAAAACCACCTAATCAAGCGTGGCAGCCGCTACTTTTTCCGGCGTCGGGTTCCTGAAGTGATTCAGGCGATTGTCGGCAAGAAGGAGCTAAAGGCTGCCCTTGGCACTTCTGATTTCAAGGAAGCGGTCCGCAAGGCCACCGTCGAAACTCTGAAATCCGACGAACAATTTGAGGCAGCCCGACGTGCACTGAAATCGGTGCACCCGGGTGCACCAGCCAAAAGGCGGGTCGGATACAGCGAGGCCATGCACCTTCTGACGAGGTGGTATCAAGAACTTGAAAACGGTTCTCTGGTCTGGTTTGAAGAGAATCACGGCATCCGTGGAAACCCTGATGAACTGCGAGACGTCCTTGAAGGAGGATACACCGATCTTGCCGCCTACAGCGGAGAGCGGCACCCAAATGATGGATGCTGTCGAAAAGAGCTTCGGTCACTGATCGAAGACGCCGGAGTAGAATTCGGGGGCACCGACGACGAATTCACCCGCCTGTCAGGACTGATGAAGCGGGGACGTGTGCTCGATCTTCAGAAGCACATCGCTCGCCTTGAAGGCACCGGAGAAATCCAAGCGCCACAGATGTATAGCGGAATCAGACATGAAAAATCGTGCGCATCTGGATTTCCTTCCTCATCTCAACCGGTCAACGCTCCGAGCGTTGGGGACGTAATCGACGAGTTCTTGGAAGCGAGGAAACTGAATGACAGAACTGACGCCACTTTGAGGGCGTATGCGGGACCAACCAATTTTCTACGGAGCATTCTTGGTGGGAGCACTCCAATCGCCAACGTGGATCGCGCCCAAATGAAAGAGGTGCTCAAGCTGCTCGTCCAATTCCCGGCAAACGCTGCGAAACACTACCCCGGCAAGCCAGCCCTCCGATGCATCGAATTGGCAAAGGCGGACGGAAGAAAAGCCATCAGTGCCAACACACTGAAAAACTACCTCATTTGCGTGCGTGCACTGTTCAATTTCGCGGTGGAAGCGCAGATGATTTCTGTCAGCCCTTTGAGGGGAATTTCGTTTCCGGGACGTGGGGTGAAGGGCGGATCAAAACGGCCACTCTTCACAGTCGATGAGGTGAATAGGCTCTTCCGTCACGATTTCTACAACGACAACGAGGCGAGACGAAAGCTCTCCCTCGAAAACGTTCCCGGCCGATTTTGGGTTCCCTTGATCGCGCTCTTCCACGGCTGCCGCTCCAACGAAATTTGCCAGCTTTACACCGACGACGTTTTCGAAAAGGACGGCATCCTTTGCATCAACATCTCAGACGAGAGAGCAGACGGTTCATCCTGCGAGAAGCGCCTTAAAACCCAGCAAAGCAAGCGGTTGGTTCCAGTTCATCCAACACTGCTGGAAATAGGGTTCAAAACCTTCTGGAAGCAGAGGGGGCGCGATCAGAGGAATCCTCGGCTATTCCACGATCTCACGTTGGGCAAAAACGGAAACTACAGTGACGCATTTCAGAAGCACTTCCACAGATTCCTTTCTGATTGCTTCAGGGAAAAAATGCCAAAGGCAACCCTCCATTCCTTCCGCCATATGTGGAAAGATGCTGCGACCGAAGCTGGCATTCCTGAAGAGGTGGCAAGACGACTGGGGGGCTGGGTTGGCGACCGAAGCGCGGCTGCCGGGTATGGACGTGGACCCTCCGTTCAAAAGCTCTTCGAAGCTGTCCAGCGGATCGAATTTCCCGGACTCAAAATTGATCACATCCGGTGGGTCTGA
- a CDS encoding helix-turn-helix domain-containing protein, giving the protein MKINERADQLSELLRNEITARRTACGLSKNETATRAGLSVSFVSDLEHAKRRPTVETLAKLAWVFGTTPSEMLAACEKKLEE; this is encoded by the coding sequence ATGAAGATCAACGAACGGGCTGACCAACTTTCAGAACTCCTTAGAAACGAAATAACTGCGAGGCGAACCGCTTGCGGCTTGTCGAAGAACGAAACCGCGACAAGGGCCGGATTGTCCGTCTCCTTTGTCTCTGACCTAGAACACGCCAAGCGTCGTCCAACGGTGGAGACACTGGCCAAACTGGCATGGGTCTTTGGAACGACTCCTAGCGAAATGCTTGCCGCCTGTGAAAAGAAACTAGAAGAATAG